Proteins co-encoded in one Bacillus carboniphilus genomic window:
- a CDS encoding BsuPI-related putative proteinase inhibitor, whose protein sequence is MRKAAVYFVTVLLFLGCFQSVAWAESALSKEFTLDVDLNRDPTFTEFIITLRNTSKQKQTFLFTTSQTFEIQVTNLETKETVYTYSANKSFLQALQTLQLKPDESKQWKDRWVYPDGKKPVGDHLVRVSLVAKSVNKKPLSPSERTIEKVVTYTREHPTIQNVSVEKRYEGYYITGTIQSNQNVYFSLDDGHHVFIQDKAIPVKSHNFSILVPYKEIPANTKGTIVLTIHGKGDMLPYAIDLGW, encoded by the coding sequence ATGAGAAAAGCAGCAGTTTATTTTGTTACCGTATTACTATTTTTAGGATGCTTTCAGTCTGTTGCATGGGCAGAAAGCGCACTTAGTAAGGAATTTACATTAGATGTAGATCTAAACCGAGACCCCACTTTTACAGAGTTTATCATCACTCTAAGAAATACGAGTAAACAGAAGCAAACCTTTCTATTTACAACCTCACAAACCTTTGAGATACAGGTCACCAATTTAGAAACAAAAGAGACGGTCTATACCTATTCCGCAAATAAATCATTTTTGCAGGCGCTTCAAACCCTACAATTGAAGCCAGATGAAAGCAAACAGTGGAAAGACCGATGGGTATATCCTGATGGAAAAAAACCAGTTGGCGATCATCTTGTTCGTGTTTCTTTAGTTGCTAAATCTGTCAATAAAAAACCCCTTTCACCTAGTGAACGGACCATTGAAAAAGTTGTTACCTATACGAGGGAGCATCCGACTATTCAAAATGTATCGGTTGAAAAGAGATATGAGGGTTATTATATTACAGGCACAATTCAATCTAACCAAAATGTTTATTTTTCATTAGACGATGGTCATCATGTATTTATTCAAGATAAAGCGATTCCAGTAAAATCACATAACTTCTCTATATTAGTTCCTTATAAAGAAATCCCTGCCAATACAAAGGGCACTATCGTTCTAACAATACACGGGAAAGGGGATATGCTTCCTTACGCTATTGACTTAGGTTGGTAA
- a CDS encoding DUF3813 domain-containing protein yields the protein MGNQLFQEASKWVTRATEASKGTGTQDQALIAKAQNALSSAYANSTTAEKLQLQEMQNQLDQFKTQG from the coding sequence ATGGGGAACCAGCTTTTTCAAGAAGCTTCTAAATGGGTAACGAGAGCAACTGAGGCAAGTAAAGGAACGGGAACACAAGATCAGGCTTTAATTGCGAAAGCACAAAATGCTTTGTCATCTGCATATGCCAATTCGACAACAGCTGAAAAATTGCAACTCCAAGAGATGCAAAATCAGCTGGATCAGTTTAAGACTCAGGGTTAA